The genome window TATTACTTCCAAGTTTCTTTTTTCCAGGTAGTTTTTGGTGGTTTAGTATTAGCCAGTGCTatttaaatggagaaaagaaaagttcACCATAAGATTTATCAGTGCACGTTTGTCATCCTCTGAAAGTAAAGTTCACCATAGACTACCTCACATTGTTACTCAGTTGTGCTAGATATTCACGCAGTTCTTTTGCAGCCTGGAATCTGCCGTAGCGTTTCTTTGGGTTGGCGCACTCATCCAGCAAGGCCTCTAGCCGGCCATCTTTGGCAATTTCACTTGGTGGATCGTGAAGGAGTCCTCCAGATGTGCCACGCCAGGTGGCATGTCTGGATAAGAGGTTCTGACAAACAGCATAATAATTGTGGTCCACAGTAGCACGAGCACAAagaatttcttttgaaaatgataaGCAAGCCTCCTTATCACAATCATCAAATTTACTTTCATACCATACATCCCAATTTTCAGGTTTATCTGTAaaaggaggaaaagcagaaagaggaaaatacattttaagagtttttattgattcccaaaaTTTGACAATACCCAAATTAACATAGTATTTGTTCTTAAAattgtattataattttaaacatttacgtATATTAACTTACATAAAGATTTATTGGGAGCACATCCGTGCCAACCAGAGGATCAAACAAGGTACTACTGAAGAGTTCAGTCTACAGGGAAACCTTCTATCATATAAAGTGGCATACAGTAGTATGGCACAGGAATACAGAGGAAGCACTACTTCTGTCTGGGGTTGTAGAAGGCTGTAGAGAGAACATCTGATTTAGGCCTTAAAATATAAGCAAAccttgaaaaaaaagagagagagagaaagcagcatTCTAGGCCCAGGGTACAGTACGTGCGAAGGCATGGACCTAAGGGACTGGTCCAGCTAGTTCAGGAAACTGTTAAGTTCTCACCTGAGAGTGTGAGACAGGTACCTGGGAAGGAGTTATAGCAGAGGCTAGAGAAATAAGTTCTACATTGTGTGGTCAAGACCATGATTTGTTTTACAGAAAGATATCTCTAGGCTGAAGACTAGAGGGAGTAACATGATGACAGCAACTAAAGgaggtccagaaaaaaaaaaaagaagaagaaagaaaagccaggTTGTAGAAACACTTTAGACAAAAATTAACAGGTAAGTGTATGAGTAAAGTTTAAGGTCCTAGTTAGATGAAAACCTAGACACTATTAATACATcagtgttaatattttatatagagagagtaaATATAAAGTGGTTATGAGATATTCAGGTAGAGATGTTAGTGAAAgaaactcattcattcagcaagtaatTATTTGAATCCCTGCTCTATGGCAAGCAGGGTGTCCAATGGTAAACAAAACATCATATACATGGCTCCTATCCTCACTGGCTTACAATCGATTATGTGAAATAGAAACTAAGCAAGTAAGTAAACATTATCATAAACTGTAGGAAATGCTATGAAGGAAACAGGAGTTTTTAACAGTAGAAAGACTTATGAAAAAAACAACCTTCTTTACTGTTAGATATAGCAGTCAAGTCTCTCTTAGAGCTAAGGCTTGAAGGACAAGTACCTAGCAGCATATAGAAGAGAGATGTGGCATTTGGGCAGAGAAAACTGAGTCTGGGAAACCCAGAAGTGGAAAGGTTCATTCAAGAAACCAAAAGGCCACTGTGGCTGAGGCATCAAGGGCAACACTGGTCAGAGGGATATTAAAAACGAAGCAGAATAAGGTCAAGTCATACAGATCATGCCCTGGGGAGGAATTTGAATTTTACTTGAAGAACAATGGGAAATCATTAAAAGTATTAAGCAAGGAAATGATAAGAtcagatttatgtttttaaaaaggaactatgTAAGTAGAAGGAAACCAAAGGAGTAAAGAATTTCATGAAGTTTTTACTAATCAGTGA of Eptesicus fuscus isolate TK198812 chromosome 3, DD_ASM_mEF_20220401, whole genome shotgun sequence contains these proteins:
- the DIPK2A gene encoding divergent protein kinase domain 2A isoform X2; this encodes MVAVNYVGEELWSYFNAPWEKRVDLAWQLMEIAEQLTNNDFEFALYLLDVSFDNFAVGPRDGKVIIVDAENVLVADKRLIRQNKPENWDVWYESKFDDCDKEACLSFSKEILCARATVDHNYYAVCQNLLSRHATWRGTSGGLLHDPPSEIAKDGRLEALLDECANPKKRYGRFQAAKELREYLAQLSNNVR